In Chitinophaga oryzae, the sequence GTATTATAAACAGTGTTGACAGACACGTCGTTGGCCGTGGCTATTTCGGCATAGGAGAGGTTCAGGAAAAATTTCTGGTAGATCATCTGCCGCTGCCGGGAGGGAAGGCTTTCCAGTTGGCGGCTGACCGTCTGCTGTAGCTGCGCGCTTTGTTCCCGGGCTATCAGCTGCTCTTCCGCCGAGTCGGACAGCAGCCAGTCCGGTACTTCGGCCGTCATTACGGTGACGTCCATTGCGGCGCTTTCCTGCCGGAACAGGGCCCGCAGGAAGATGGTCACGATATAATTGTGGAAATGCGTTACCTGCTGCAGTTTGTGGCGTCCCTCCCAGAGCTTCAGGAAAACATCGTTGACGATGTCTTTAACCTGCTCGCTGTCAAATCCTTTTTTCAGGCCCACATAAGCCAGGTAGTGGTAATAGTGCATGTAGATGCTGTAGAAAGCTTCCGGGCTTTCCTGTGTTGCAAATTCCCCCCATTCTTTCTTTAAATCTTTTCCTGAGATCATGAACTGCGATGCGCCTTTAAAGAAAAAACAAAAAATAAAAGTAGTATCTCCACGGGCATATTCCCCTACCGTGCGTTAGTCTTAACAGAAACTTTACATGACCGGGTTGATGGCGGTCTGTGGCTTCATTGTTCGCTTTCCATTCCTTTAAAACGTGGTTACAGGATGCCATAATACGACAAAAAATCCGGTATTTTACCAGGGAACCTGCCGGCGTACCGGAACATCCTCTATTTGTACCTGGTACCCGCTGACCTCCTGTTTTATATTTGATCTTTAAAACGATGATTATTTGAAAGTAAAAGAACTACGGCTGGTACTGACAGTCGAGAACCTGGAAGAGGTCATCCGGTTTTACCGGGATACGGTGGGCCTGCCTGTCTCCAAGTCATGGAATGAAGAAACCGGCAACGGTATTATCCTGGAAGCCGGTTTGGCGTCGCTGGAACTGATCGATGCCAAACATGCCACCACCATCGATGCGCTTGAAGTGGGACACAGGGTGGCAGGCCCGGTACGGCTGGCGCTGAATGTAGGCAACGGGATAACGGCTGCCGCAGATGCGCTGACAGCAGCAGGAGCTGAGGCACTGAGCCCGGTCACTACCGCTCCGTGGAGCAGGGTGGTACGGCTGAAAGACCCTGCGGGCATGCAACTCACATTATTTGAAAAATCAACGCTGTTCGGTGAATAAATGTATCTTGCGCCGTATATCCCTGACAGTATGCCATCCCCGTCCTTTATCGGAAATATCCATGAATATCCGCCGGAAGACAACGGTAGGGTAGCTCCTGTTGAGTTTTTCTTTTTCTTTTTCGTTTAATATAGCAGGATGAAATATATCGGCGCAGTAATGTTGTTGTCCATAGGAATGCAGGCGCAGGCGCAATTTGGCGTGATACAGGACAAAGATGGTTATACCAATGTAAGGGAGGGCGCAGGCATCTCCCGGAAGATAGCAGACAAGGTACAGGATGGTGAAGTCGTGTATACGTGGGAGCAGGAGGGGGAATGGTGTAATATCAATTATCACCGGAAAAACGAAATTGAAAGTGGTTTTGTGCACCGGTCCCGTATAAAAATGATCAGTACTTTTGAAAAGATCAAAGTCAGGCAGCAGACGGAAACCAACGTGGTGTTCCAGGAGGACTCGGTGACGGTGATGTTCACAACGCGGCCTTTTGTGGAAAAAGACCACCAGGTGCACCATGGTAAGTCGGAGGAGGGATTCTCTTTTGTCGAAAAAATAGACGGCAACGATTTTTATGGTTGTGACGGCGGCTTGCCCACACGGGAATACAACACTTTTACGATACAAATCGGTAATCGCGCCGTGGTGGTACCGGAGAAGGCTATACGCGATCTGTACCAGCCGAACCCTGAACTGACGGAGGTGTTTTATGACCGTAAAAACGACCGGCTTTATATCACCGCCAGCAACAGCGATGGCGCCGGCGGCTACGAGGTATTATTCCGGTTTGATCATGGCGTATATACAAAAAGAGCGATTTACTACGGATTTTAGGACCTTTATCATTGAATAAACCAACCGCCATGGAAAAGAGAACGATTACCGTAGTGCCTTATACCCCCGAATGGGCCGATACCTTCCGGCAGCTGGCAGCACTTTACCGGGCACAGCTGGGTAATCTTATCACAGGTATTGAACATGTTGGCAGTACTTCCGTACCCGGCCTGGCAGCGAAGCCTGTCATCGATATCGATATCCTGATAAAGGAGGCTGCCGGCCTGCCTCCGGTGGTGGTGGGACTGGAGCGGTTGGGATACACATGGAGAGGGGATCTGGGCATCCCGGGCAGGGAGGCTTTCGGCAGAAATGCAGGCACTTCGCCGCTCGACGGAGAGGGCACCGTATGGCCGGCGCATAATTTGTATGTTTGCGTGGAAGGCTGCGTAAGCCTGAAAAACCACCTGGAGCTCCGCAATTACCTGCGACAGCATCCGGAAGCAGCGCTGCAGTATGGCACACTCAAACAGGAGCTGGCCGCCAGATATCCTCATGATATTGACAGCTACGTGGAAGGAAAAACAGCGTTTATTACGGGGATACTGGCGCACACAGGCATGGGAGCGGATGTCCTGAAAGACATTACGGCGCAGAACAAGGCAACGAAGTAAGGAGAAGGGCGCCTCATAAGATGCTTATATTTTTCACTATAAAACAGCTTATATGAGAACATTATGCCTTCTTTTGTCTTTCCTGTGCGCCTTCGCGACCATCGGGAAAGCACAGGAAAACTTCCGGGGCGCCTGGAAGTCCTCCCATGGCGGGGTGAACAGCATCCTGCTGATCACGCCGGGGTATTTCTCCATCACCACCTACCAGGACACCAGTTTTATTGACACCATGGGCGGTACCTGGAAAGCCGATGGCAGTGATAACGTAGCCATCAAAATAGAATTTAATACCGAAGAAGGTAGTCAGGTAGGCTGGGAGGGTTCCGTGCCCCTCTCTTATGCGGATGGAAAACTCACCACCACCCAGAGCGGCGGTCAGCGGGTGGAATGGACCCGCGTGGATAACGGCGACGGTCCGCTGGCCGGCAGCTGGCAGATCACCGGGAGGGAACAGAACGGCAAAATGAATACCATCACACCCGGTGCGCGCAAAACCATTAAAATCCTGACCGGCACCCGCTTCCAATGGGTGGCCATCAACACGGCTACCGGTGAATTCTTCGGCACCGGCGGCGGTACGTACACCTTCGAAAACGGCGTGTACACAGAAAAGATTGATTTCTTCTCCCGCGATAACTCCCGCGTAGGCGCCTCTCTCACCTTCAAAGGAAAAGTGGACGGCAATTCCTGGGACCACAGCGGCCTCAGTTCCAAAGGTGATCCCATTCATGAAATCTGGACCAAATAATTACGAATTACGAATTACGAATTGAGGGCTCCCTTTATAGAGCGGGTATTTAATAACCGTTCCAAAAGGGAGCCCTCAATTCGTAATTCGTAATTCGTAATTCGTAATTGACTTACCAGGCTATTCCATAATCTTCGCCATGGTTACTGCTGCCACCCCACAGCGTACCATGTTTGCTGTCAAGATAAATGGCATTGACAGGGCCGCTGGTGCGCTGTTCAAAGCTGAGGTGATAGCCCATGCTTTCCAGTATGCTGCGTGTTTTTTCAGGCGTATTATTGTTCAGTAACAGACTTCCCGGCCGTGGCATGCGGTCGCTGACCTTGCTGCCGCCGAGTGACAGCCACAGCTGGTTGGTATTGATATTGGCCGCTTCGGTGGCCTGTTGTACGGTCATCCCGAAATCCACTACGTTCACAAAAAATTGTAACAGGTTCTGGTCCTGCGTATCGCCGCCCTGAACGGCGAACGAAAGGAATGGTTTGCCGTCTTTCAGCGCCATGGAAGGGGTGAGGGTTACACGTGGCCTTTTACCGGGTGCGATTACATTGAACGGGCAGATGGCGGAATCCAATACAAAGCTCTGGAGGCGCTGGCTCATACCGATGCCGGTACGGCCGGCGATACAGGCGGGCAGCCAGCCGCCGCTGGGGGTGATAGACACTACCCATCCGTCTTTATCCGCTGCCTCCACGCTGGTAGTGCCCCTCCACAGCCGGTCATGGTAGGCGCTGTCGGCTGACTGCTGCGCGTACAACTGTTCTGTGTCTTTTCCTGTATTGAAAGTAGTGGCGTCGTGTTTGGGCACAAAGCCACCGGGCTTGCGGCCGTTGGTGGTATCCATATAACCTTTGCGCTCTTCCAGGAAATGCAGGTAAGGATTGCTTTTACCGATATAGGGATACGGGTCTCCCGGACCGGCCGCGACATCGTTGCGGTCAGGCAGGATCTGTTTGGCCCGCGCCTTTGCGTAGTCTTTGTTCAGCAGTCCCATGATAGCCCTGTTCTTATTGAAATAAGGATCGCCATAATAAAAATCGCGATCGGCGAAAGTAAGGTTCATGGTCTGGTACAGCGTATGGATGTACTGCGGTGAATTATAACCCATGGCCTTCAGGTCGAAGTTCTCGAGGATATTAAGGCTTTGCAGCAACATCGGTCCTTGTGTCCATTCCTGCAGTTTGTATACTTCAATACCGCGATAGTTGACATGCAGCGGTTCTTCTTCGATGGGTTTCCAGCGGGCCAGGTCTTCGAGGGTAATGAGACCGCCCTGTTCCTGGCAGCCGCGTACAAATTCTTTTGCGATGTCTCCTTTGTAGAAACGGTCATAGGCCGCCATGATAGCCTCTTTGCGGCTTTTGTGTTTTTTTAGTGCTTCCTGTTCGGCTTCCACCATTTTAGTGAGGGTGGCCAGCAGGTCTTTTTGTATAAACATTTCCCCTGCTTCGGGCGCTTCCCTTTTCTCACCGGGATGGGTAAGGAAAACAGCTTTGCTGTAAGGCCATTGCTGAATGTATTTTTTACCACGCTCTATGCTGTTGGCCGTCTGCGCTTCTATGGGGTAGCCGGCGGCCATATCCATAGCCGGCGCCAGCACTTCTTTGAGGCTCATGGTGCCGTACTGTGCCAGCATATAACAGAGCCCTCCGGCGGTACCGGGAGTGACGGCCGCCAGCGGACCGTATTCCGGTGGGAAATCGTATCCTTTGGATTTGAAGAACGCGGGCGTGGCGCCGGTGGGCGCTACGCCCAGTGCATTGATAGCGATCACTTTCCCTGTTTTCGGGTTGTAGATCAGCGCCTGTGTTTCACCGCCCCAGCTCAATACGTCCCACATGGTGCAGGTCGCTGCCAGCATGGCGCAGGCGGCATCTACGGCGTTGCCGCCCCGCTGGAAAATCATGGCGCCGGCGGTAGCCGCCAGCGGTTTGCCGGTAACGGCCATCCATTTTTTACCGTGCAACGGTGGCTTCTGCGTCTGTTGCGCCTGTACGCCTGTCCATAAAAGAATGGCGGCCAGCCATAAAAGAAGATGTCTCATAAAGCAAATTTGCGATTTTGGATACTGGTTTTGATTGCAGGCAGCACATGACTGCGCCGCCGGGAGACTAAAAATAATAAAGTATCCCTGATTGTGGGAGTACAGGTTGCACCGGAAAATTCTTTTTATTACTTTTTACCTTTCAAAAGCACGCAAATTTATCAACCATGATCAAAAACACCTGGCTGCTGACAGCCTGTTTGTTAATAACGGCGAGTGTATCCGCCAACGTTACCCTGCCCGCATTCTTTGGCAGCGGTATGGTACTGCAACGTGACCAGCCTGTCTGCATCTGGGGCTGGGCCGATAAAGGGGAGAAAGTGACGGTACAGTTTAAATCGCAAAAGCAGTCCGTGAAGACCGGCAGCGACGGCAAATGGATGGTGAAGCTGAAGCCTGAACAGGCCGGCGGCCCTTTTGTGCTGACCGTTACCGGTAAAAACAATATCACTTACGACAACGTCATGATGGGGGATGTATGGATCTGTTCCGGGCAGTCCAATATGGAATGGCATGTAAAAGACGCCACCAAAGGCGCAGAAGAGATAAAAGCGGCCGATTATCCGCAGATCCGGGAGTTTACCGTGAAGAGAACCGTGGCAAAAGAACCGCAGGACAACGTGGCCGAAGCTGCCTGGGTGCCGGCCACGCCGGAACATGTGGGCAACTTCAGTGCAGTAAGCTACTTCTTTGGGCGCGAACTGTATAAAGAACTGCAGGTGCCAATAGGCCTGATACACACCTCCTGGGGCGGTACCCAGGTGGAAGCCTGGATCAGCAGGAAAGGGTTCCTGGGCAGCGAAACCTTCCGGGCCATGATGTCGGAGCCACTGGGCATCGATTCCATCACCGGGCCTAACGGTTATCCCGCCTGCCTGTTCAACGCCATGATACATCCGCTGCTGTCTTACGGCATCAAAGGGGCTATCTGGTACCAGGGAGAAAGCAATGCCGGCCGTGCTTACCAATACCGTCAGTCATTTCCGCTGATGATCACCGACTGGCGCAATCAGTGGAAACAGGGCGATTTTCCGTTCTATTTTGTACAGCTGGCCAGCTACGATCCTACCCGCGGCAAAGGAGAAGGTAACAGCAACAACGGCAGCAACTGGGCGGAACTGCGGGAAGCACAGGCCATGACACTGTCACTGCCGCATACAGGCATGGCCGTTACCACCGATATCGGTGAACGAAATGATATCCATCCCAGGAACAAACAGGACGTTGGCAAACGCCTGGCACTGAATGTACTGAAAAACGTATATGCCAAACCGGTAGTTCCCGCCGGACCAGCCTACAAATCCATGGACATCAGCGGTAACAAAGCGCTGATATCTTTTACCGATCCGGGATCAGGGCTGGTGGTCAAAGACCGCTACGGCTACCTGAAAGGCTTCGAAGTAGCCGGCGCCGACCAGCGTTTCTACTATGCCAAAGCTGCGATCGTAAATGGAAAAGTGGAAGTATACAGCGAGCAGGTAACAACCCCTGTGGCGGTGCGCTACAACTGGGCCGATGATGCGGCCGACGGTAATCTCTTTAACAAAGAGGGACTTCCGGCAGCACCCTTCCGCACCGACCAGTGGAAAGGAGTGACCGAGAACGTGGTGTATCAGTTGCCGAAGGCAGGAAACAGATAATGATAATATTATTTTGCAAAGGCGCCCTTAATGGGCGCCTGGCTTTTTCCTTTCTCCCCCAAAACGCTTTCTAAACAATTAACTGAGAAGGGCCGCATTGTGCCAGCACTTCAGCATCTATTGCATCCTCATTACTTCAAACACTTTTTTCATATTCCACTATTAAGCTGAAGCAAGCACCTTTACCGTCACCAGCAGCTGCCCGGTATGCCGCATGGTATGCTCGGCGGCATGGAACAGCAGCCCCTGTACGGTGGAGGGGAGCTGTTTGCGGCCTACGCCCCGGAAATCCGTCAGGGTGGCGGGATCTGTCTGCGACAGCTGTGCCAGCGCTTTATCCACCTGCTGGTCAAATGCTGCCAGCAAGGTGGCGGTGTCGGCAACAGGTTGGCCTTCTGCTTTCAGTTCTTCCAGTTGCTGCAGTGACAGCAACTGCCCGCGCGCGTAGGTGAAAAGCCGGTCCAGCACGCCGCGCAGGTGTTGCAGGTGAAAGCCGGCAGAAGCTACGCCGGCCGGTTGTTCCCACAGCCGGTCTTCCGGGAAGCCGGCCATCAGGGCGTTGATTTCCGCCCGGGCTTGCAGCAACGTATGGGCTACGGGCTGCAATAAAGCAGGGATGCCTTCTACAGGCCCCTGCATCCAGTATTCTGTTGCCATAATAGTAGGACGGTTTATACTTCCTGTATGTCGTACACCACGACTTTTTCCCACAGGTGGCTGTAGTTTTTGATAAAATCGAGATGGATAGGATGCGTCTGGTAAGCAGCCTGCGATGCCAGGTCTTTAAAGAACATCAGTTCAGACACGGCCCAGCTGGCGTCTACCACGTCTCTTTTTTCGGTGTCGGCCACTATGCCTACGTGCAGTTGACCTATCGCCGGGATGGCGGACAGCTTTTTGATGCCTTCCACCAGCTTATCGCGGTCGGCGGTGGAACCAGTGTTTTTAAGCCAGAAAAACACATGGTGTGCGATCGGAAATTTGTGGTTGCCGGCGGACAGTGGCATAGCGGTAGCGGCGCTGGCGGCGCAAAGCGTGGCGGCGGTACCGATGAATTTTCTTCTGCTGGATGTTTTCATAAGGTGTAAATTGTGGACCTGAAAATAATAAAGATTCGGGATTCGTCCCATAATCCGGTGTTTTCATCCCATTTTGACCGGCTGCACCTTTTCAATAGCTAATATTGCCGTAAATATTCCCGCTTATGGACCAGTTCAGGAAATTAGAGTTCGGCGTAGCATCAGGGATTGCCCTGTTGCTGATGTTCGGCCTGCTTTATCCCAGTATTATCTACAATGTGTTTGAGTTACAACAGATCTATGGGCATAAGTTTGCCCGGTATGATCAGGTATTCGATTATTATATCCACTACCTGCTGCCGTCCATGGCGCGTATCGTCTTCGTTTACACCGGTTTCCTGATGTTGAACTTTGTCATCGTTCCCCGCTTCCTGGAACAGCGGAAATGGTGGATGGGCATTTTTCTGTTACTGCTCACCGGGCTGATATTTTTCCTGGGGATGATGATAGCCGGCTCTTATTACAACGGTTACCTGTTCGGTGTTTATGACACCGTCCGGGGCGCACATACGCACTTCGCCAAATCGGCGTTTATCACCACCGTTTTCTGCGGCGTATTGTATGTGGTGTATTATTACGTTCGTAATGCCTATTTCGATTACCTGCATCAACGGATGCTGGTCAATGCACAGTACCGCAAGATCGCCCGGGAAGTGCTCATCTTTTCCGGCATACTGCTGGCGATGATGGCGCTGGTGTTCAGCGATTCGCGGGACGCTTTCTGGCTGATGTTTTTCTTCGGTCCCGTTATTATCAGTGTAGCTTTCATCCTTTTCTATAAAATCATTCCGGACTTTAAACTGGTACATCACAACAAAAGGATCTTTATCCGCGATGTGGTGCTGCTGATACTGGGCGCTAATTTCCTGATGGCGATGATCGTCAGGGCGGTCCATCATGGTGGAGCGGGATTGTTAGGCCCTATCCTCAGCTTCGGTGTGTTGATATGTGCCGGTGTCGTGTTGCCGGTGACCTGGTTCTTTTACCTGTCCCGCCAGAAGCAGGTCACCACGGTGAAGAACCTGCAAACGGCCCTTGGTCATTCCACCGCCAACCTGGACTTTTTACGTGCGCAGATCAATCCCCATTTTTTATTTAATGCTCTCAATACCCTGTACGGCACGGCTTTACAGGAAGAGGCGCCCCGTACCAGCGAAGGTATTCAGAAGCTGGGAGACATGATGCGGTTTATGCTGCACGATAACCATCTGACCAAGATAGCGCTGGACAAAGAAGTGGCCTATCTGCAAAACTACATTGATCTGCAGCGCCTGCGGGTCCTGTCTTCCCCCGATATCCTGATCGAAGTGAATATTGACGAGAGCCAGTGCCAGCACGAAATAGCGCCCATGTTGCTCATCCCGTTTGTGGAGAATGCTTTCAAACATGGTATCAGCCTGCGCCACCGGTCACGCATCGTGATCTCGCTCAGCTGTAACAGCGAACAACTCTTTTTTGATGTGTACAACAGCGTGCACCAGCGTCCGGAGAACGATCCGGAGCGTGACAGCATGGGCATCGGGCTCAATAATGTAAAAGAAAGGCTGGCGCTGTTGTACCCCAACCGCCATGAGCTGAGCATACGGCATACTACCAGCGAATTTTTTGTACACCTGACAATAGACGTTAAAGACTGATCTGATGTTGAAGAAAGATGTTCATACGAAAGAAGATGTTAAACCGCTGCCGGCGCCGGACGGGATCACCCGCTTCCTGTGGTGGCTGGCAGCTGCCGATGCCGATATCCTGGCAGAATGCAGGACGGAGCGGGAGCGGTACCGGATCATCGGGCTCTCCGTTTTTGTTACCTGGATGTTTGCCACCCTTGCCTGGGGATACTTTTTCTCCACCATTGTGAAAGATGATATGATCGTGCTGGCGTTAGCGTTATTCTTCGGTTTCGCCATCCTGTCGATCGACAGGACATTGATTGCAGCCATGTCCCGTGGTAACGGTAATATGCGTTTTATGCCGGTGGCATTTCGTTTATTGCTGGCCGTTACCATCGGGCTTTTTATATCCCAGCCCGTCGTGCTGATGTTGTTTAAGAAAGACATAACGGCTCAACTGGAGCTGAGCAAACAAAGCAAGCTCGATGCTTACCGTAAACAGCTGACCGCCATGAATGCCGGTCAGCGGGCGGAACTGCAGCAGGCGCTGGACCGCGGCCGGCAGCAGATACAGCAAAAGGAGCGGGAACTGAAATTTGATAAAGACGCCTATATCAAAGAAACAGACGGTACGGGCGGCTCCGGCCGGATCGGGGAGTCTTCCATTGCGCGGGTAAAAAAATCGGCGTATATGAAGTCGGAAGAGGAACTCGCCCTGATGCGGCACGACTGGGAGCCCAAAGAACAGCAGCTGCAGGCGCAGGTAGCGGCCATGCACAGCGCCGACAGCCTGAAGGAAACGATCTACCAGGGAACGCTGACAGACGGCTTCCTGGCGCAGGTGGAAGCCCTGCATGAACTGACCGATCAGCATCCGGCCCTGCAACAACGGTACCGGCTCATCGTATTTATCATTACGCTGATAGAGATCATGCCGCTGCTCAGCAAAGTGCTGATGCCTAAAGGGGAGTACGAAGAGCGGCTGGCCAGCGCCACGGCGCAGGGTACCACCGCCGCGAGACTGGAAACCGAAGCCGGAAAGGAACTGCTGCATCATTACCAGGAAGCGGCGCTGACGGCCGATAAGGAAATAGTGGATGAAGTGTTTGAAAGCACCCGGGAGTTGCGCCGGGAAGAAGCTGCGGCCATCGTCAGAGACTGGCAGCGCCGGGAAAACCGGCAGTACCGCCAGCTGTGGCAACAGGTGAAAAACCTGTTGCTCGGCAAAATATCGTAAATCCCTATCTTGTTACAGGAAAATGTAGTGTTATGAAGCTCGCTGCCATTGCCATTGATGATGAACCAGTCGCCCTGGCCGTGATAAAAAATCACGCCGCCATGGTGCCTTTCCTGGAAATGAAAGGCTATTTTACCAACGCCTACGAAGCCATGGAGTTTCTGAGCAGGGAGAAAGTGGACCTCCTTTTTCTCGATATCAAAATGCCGGACATATCCGGCCTGGACTTTATCGCCAGCCTGCCGCAGCCGCCCATGACCATCTTCACTACCGCCTATTCCGAGCATGCGGTAAAAAGTTTTGAGCTGGATGCGGTCGATTATCTCCTGAAGCCGTTTTCCCTGATCCGTTTCATCAAAGCATGCAACAAGGCCCATAGCCTGTGGCAACTGAAACAACAGAGCCCCCAGCCCAAAGATGCGCCGGCCTACATTTTCCTGAAAAGCGGTTACGAACAGTTCAAGATCATGCTGGAGGATATCCTATACCTCGAAAGCGCCGGCAACTACGTAAATTTTATCCTGAAAGACCGGCGGCTGATTTCCCGCCTGTCTATGCAAGAGGCTATGGACCTCCTGCCGGCGGCACTTTTTACGCGTGTGCACCGTTCCTATATCGTGGCCAACGATAAGGTAGAGCGGGCAGACCGTGCTTCGCTGTATATCCGCAATATAGCTATCCCCATCGGCGCTGCCTACGGAGCCGCTGTTGATAATATACTGGGCTCTTCCGGCCGCTGACACAACAGCTTCGGAAAAATCAATGCCACCCTTAAACATCACCCTTAAAATGAATCATAAACGGATTCACGTTTCCCGTTGTCATAAGACTTATAAAACAGGAACAGATCCGTCTGTTTCCCTTAATAACTAACGATTCATAACAATAATTCATAATCATAATTCATAATCATAATTCATAATCATAATTCATAATCATAATTCATAATCATGATTAATGATTAGGTCTCCCTCCCTTCCCAATCTGCATCAAAAGAATTTGAACAAACATTGTAGCCCCGGGCGTGAGCCCGGGGACCCCATAATAATTGAATTGTTTCAAATTTTTATTTGTTAAATAAGACCGAAAGGTCTAATTTTAATATTATGAGCAAAGCAGCGAGAACGAGGCAGTTTATTATCGAAACCGCCGCGCCCATTTTTA encodes:
- a CDS encoding LytR/AlgR family response regulator transcription factor; its protein translation is MKLAAIAIDDEPVALAVIKNHAAMVPFLEMKGYFTNAYEAMEFLSREKVDLLFLDIKMPDISGLDFIASLPQPPMTIFTTAYSEHAVKSFELDAVDYLLKPFSLIRFIKACNKAHSLWQLKQQSPQPKDAPAYIFLKSGYEQFKIMLEDILYLESAGNYVNFILKDRRLISRLSMQEAMDLLPAALFTRVHRSYIVANDKVERADRASLYIRNIAIPIGAAYGAAVDNILGSSGR